One window of the Marmota flaviventris isolate mMarFla1 chromosome 2, mMarFla1.hap1, whole genome shotgun sequence genome contains the following:
- the LOC139704633 gene encoding sperm motility kinase 2B-like translates to MVDARSHARLMDFGFSARFTPGQRLCQFWGTLSYFAPEIILRKEYEGPQVDFWSLGVILHFMLTGRCPFGGNTSKEMLSQITLATYRDPPRVSLAARMLIRQMLTLDPQKRPTAKQILQHPWLTQGKHDLPHDYSKPIPIRPDPEILTTMFDMGYDLCKTWVSLAKRKFNAAMATYLLLQHQKSQGAGCMFQGKPVPPRVKPRPHPVDLSHSPVLPKRSPSEPALSTFPLPCEPHLPDGARQAGQKHIRSASEPALHLHLQPAGASIPDVGPQLDSGQPQAHRRLLRWVDRRIATCVRELCCCTPGVSNKLAPM, encoded by the coding sequence atggtggatgcCAGAAGCCACGCCAGACTTATGGACTTTGGCTTCAGTGCCAGGTTCACGCCTGGGCAGAGGCTGTGCCAGTTCTGGGGCACTCTCTCATACTTTGCCCCCGAAATTATCCTGAGGAAAGAGTATGAGGGCCCCCAAGTGGACTTCTGGAGCCTGGGTGTCATTCTGCATTTTATGTTGACAGGGAGGTGCCCATTTGGTGGCAACACCTCTAAGGAGATGCTGAGTCAGATCACACTGGCAACCTACCGCGACCCTCCCCGTGTTTCCCTGGCAGCGCGAATGCTCATCCGCCAAATGCTGACCCTGGACCCCCAGAAGCGGCCCACAGCCAAGCAGATCCTTCAGCACCCATGGCTGACACAGGGTAAGCACGATTTACCCCATGATTATAGTAAGCCAATCCCCATACGCCCAGACCCTGAAATACTGACCACCATGTTTGATATGGGTTATGATCTGTGCAAGACCTGGGTGTCCCTGGCCAAGAGAAAGTTCAATGCGGCCATGGCTACCTACCTCCTGCTCCAGCACCAGAAAAGCCAGGGGGCAGGCTGCATGTTCCAGGGGAAGCCTGTGCCTCCCAGGGTGAAGCCTCGCCCACATCCCGTGGATCTTTCCCATTCCCCTGTGCTCCCAAAGAGGAGCCCCAGCGAGCCTGCCCTGAGCACCTTCCCCTTGCCCTGTGAGCCTCATCTGCCTGATGGCGCCAGACAGGCAGGGCAGAAGCACATCAGGAGTGCCAGTGAGCCTGCTCTCCATCTCCACTTGCAGCCAGCAGGGGCCTCCATACCTGATGTAGGCCCTCAGCTGGACTCTGGGCAACCCCAGGCCCACAGAAGGCTCTTGAGGTGGGTTGACAGGAGGATTGCTACCTGTGTCCGAGAACTGTGCTGTTGCACACCAGGGGTCAGCAATAAGTTGGCTCCAATGTAA
- the LOC139704632 gene encoding sperm motility kinase 2A-like: MHSQSSESSVVLQGPRSCQKAVLRDQYEVLRDIGFGRFGKIKLASHRLTGVEVAIKVLQKKGQNLLVLSEPEMMRSLEHPYVIQLLQVAETHRNIYMVMEHAGGGRLLDHVPQGGMQEEEARRLFRQVVSAVSYCHHKGIMHRDLKPENIMVDARSHARLIDFGFSARFTPGQNLHQFWGTLSHFAPEIILRKAYEGPPVDIWSLGVILHFMLTGRYPFGGNTSKEVLSQITLATYSNPPYVSLAARMLIHQMLTLDPQKRPTAKQILQHPWMTHGKQDLPHDYSEPIPIRPDPEILTTMFDMGYDLRKTWVSLAKRKFNAAMATYLLLQHQKSQGAGCIFQEKPVPPRVKPRPHPVDLSHSLVLPKRSPSEPALSTFPLPCEPQLPEGARQAGQKHIRSASEPALHLHLQPAGASTPDVGPQPDSGQLNAHRRLLRWVDRRIATCVRELCCCTSRVSNKLAPM; encoded by the coding sequence ATGCATAGCCAGAGTAGTGAGAGTAGTGTTGTGTTGCAGGGGCCCAGGTCCTGCCAGAAGGCAGTCCTGAGGGACCAGTATGAGGTCCTGAGGGACATTGGGTTTGGCAGGTTTGGCAAGATCAAACTAGCCAGCCATCGCCTGACTGGGGTAGAGGTGGCCATCAAAGTCCTGCAGAAGAAAGGGCAGAACCTCCTGGTCCTCTCCGAACCAGAGATGATGAGGAGCCTGGAGCATCCCTATGTGATCCAGTTATTGCAGGTTGCTGAGACCCACAGAAATATCTACATGGTGATGGAACACGCAGGTGGGGGTCGGCTACTGGACCACGTGCCACAGGGTGGCATGCAGGAGGAAGAGGCCCGCAGACTTTTCCGGCAGGTAGTGAGTGCTGTGAGCTACTGCCACCACAAGGGCATCATGCACCGAGACCTGAAGccagagaacatcatggtggatgcCAGAAGCCACGCCAGACTTATCGACTTTGGCTTCAGTGCCAGGTTCACGCCTGGGCAGAATCTGCACCAGTTCTGGGGCACTTTGTCACACTTTGCCCCCGAGATTATCCTGAGGAAAGCGTATGAGGGGCCCCCGGTGGACATCTGGAGCCTGGGTGTCATTCTGCATTTTATGTTGACAGGGAGGTACCCATTTGGTGGCAACACCTCTAAGGAGGTGCTGAGTCAGATCACTCTGGCAACCTACAGCAACCCTCCCTATGTTTCCCTGGCAGCGCGAATGCTCATCCACCAAATGCTGACCCTGGACCCCCAGAAGCGGCCCACAGCCAAGCAGATCCTTCAGCACCCATGGATGACACATGGTAAGCAGGATTTACCCCATGATTATAGTGAACCAATCCCCATACGCCCAGACCCTGAAATACTGACCACCATGTTTGATATGGGTTATGATCTGCGCAAGACCTGGGTGTCCCTGGCCAAGAGAAAGTTCAATGCGGCCATGGCTACCTACCTCCTGCTCCAGCACCAGAAAAGCCAAGGGGCAGGCTGCATATTCCAGGAGAAGCCTGTGCCTCCCAGGGTGAAGCCTCGCCCACATCCCGTGGATCTTTCCCATTCCCTTGTGCTCCCAAAGAGGAGCCCCAGTGAGCCTGCCCTGAGCACCTTCCCCTTGCCCTGTGAGCCTCAGCTGCCTGAGGGCGCCAGACAAGCAGGGCAGAAGCACATCAGGAGTGCCAGTGAGCCTGCTCTCCATCTCCACTTGCAGCCAGCAGGGGCCTCCACACCTGATGTAGGCCCTCAGCCTGACTCTGGGCAACTCAATGCCCACAGAAGGCTCTTGAGATGGGTTGACAGGAGGATTGCTACCTGTGTCCGAGAACTGTGTTGTTGCACATCACGTGTCAGCAATAAGTTGGCTCCAATGTAA